AGCTAACTGCTGACAGTGACAAGAGGCAGGAAAACACCAGACCAGATTCACTCAAAAGCACAAATGTGGAGGATTATTCagtggagggagaaaagggaatgagAAATCCCCTGAAGGCGATCACTGATGACCAAAACTGGTGAGCTCAAGTCCTCAAAAGTTCATTTAGTTCTGTTACTTAAGAGGAAGGTAACAGTAGAGCACATTATAGGATACATTTAGAATGCAACCTCAAGTAGTTAAAATTGAAGCTACTGATCATCTCCAATAAGCGatccttttatttcccttccccCGAACTTTCTCCCAATCAATGACTAAGCCTGGTCTGAAAAAAAAGGACTGGAACAAAAAAATGGCTCAGGAGACCTAGGTAGGAAAACAGAGCAATGGttgtttaaagatgaaaaaatgtgAGCAAAACTGAAGTCTGGGTAATTTTACTTATCTTGAAAGACTCAAAGAAACAAATTTACTTTGAATACCATTTCTACAGAAAATGCTTCCCTCCCTAGCTTCCTTTCATCTTACTCCAACAGCCACACAATTATTCAGACCAGAGGTTCTCCAAGGGGAGAAGCCCAAGCAGAGTACGGGTCACTTGGGAACTTCTTGGAAATGCACACGCTCAGGCCACACCTGGTACCCACCTACTGATTCAGAAACCCGAGGGCAGGGCTGGCACTCCGGTAGACCAGGCTCTCCCTTCAGGGGCTCCTGATGCTTGCTAAAGTCTGAGAAGAAGTGCATTAGATAATATAAATGCAAAAGGCACAGAATTTTTGACTTATAGAAAAAACTGATTCTTAAAAGACTATAAGGATAAAAGGGAATAGGGAAGGACAGTCTATTCTGTAAATTGTACGTTACTAGCTTAGCAAAGAAACCACATCCTTTCCAGTTGAAGGCCCACTGTAAACACTTAGCAACCTCTAATAAGTAGTAGCATAAAACGGTACCTTCCAGATGTTTCAGGAGTGCCCTACTGCTATTTCCATGAGCAGATATCAAAATGGTTTTGCCACTTAATACTTCAGGAGCAATCCTTTCATTCCAAAAGGGAAGGAGTCTCTCTAGAACATCCTTTAAGCTTTCAGATCGTGGGAGCTGATCGGCAGGTACATCACATACTTTATACCTCCGGTCATTGTAGATTTCGTGGTAGTAAGGATGAGACTCCTCAATGGGTGGTGGGGTCACACTGTAGCTTCTTCTCCAGAGCTTCACTTGTTCTTCACCATGATTCAAAGCCATTTTTTCTCTGTTGAGACCAATCAGGGCTCCATAGTGACGCTCATTCAGACGCCACGAACTTTCTACAGGAACCCACTCCTGCCCCATCTCTTCCAGGATCAGCCAGGCTGTATGGATGGACCGATTAAGGATGGATGTAAATACAAGATCAAACTCAAAGTTTAGTGCTTTGAGTTGCTTCCCACAGTTCCGAGCTTCCTCCATTCCTTCATTATTCAGCTTCTGATCCACCCAGCTACAAAAACGATTCTCTTTATTCCAAGCACCCTCTCCATGTCTTAACATAATCAGTTTGTACTTGGACATGCTGATGGCTGAGCTTGCTAGTGCTTTCAAATGGACCAATATTCAATGACAGCAACACATCTGAAAGGGAAGAAACAAAGAGTGTAAGTTACTTTCCTCAATCAACGACTACCTGGGGATGGAAGCACAACTTCACAACAGCCGGTTTCTAAAATAAACTGGAATAACTCCTTGAACAGTTTTGACATCAGACATTCGGCAACTCATACAGGAAGGTACATACAGGCCTAGTCTATAGATAATTACAGGAAACCTAGCTGACTTAAATTTTCCGATGGCTGGATAGTATGTTAATTGTAAGATGTAAAATAGCAAAACAATCCATGCTAATGGCATGCTGCATTTCTGCCAGATAAAAAGGCAATTTATGCTTACAGAAGAGAGGGATTAATAGACTGTACTGTAGATGTCTAAAAGGATGACTAGCAGCTGGGAACTCCCAGCTCCTAGCAGCTGACTTTAGATTGAAGACATTCTTCTCACTTTGATTTTCCTCTGatggaaagaaaatatgtatttaccaGTCACACCTTACTGAAGAAGTTACTAAACATGTTAATTCAGTGAACCACTACATTTATCTGATATGTCAATCACTGATTGGTGGCAATGAGCTCTTCAAAATCCCAAGCTACACTACACCACATACAAGAAAATGTAAGGTTCAACATCCAAACAACAGTACAAGTGACTTAAAGAGACATTAACACCAAGTATGGTACTCAACCTAAGTAATCTCTTACCTGCCTCAAGACTGAACTTGTGGCAGGAATAAATCCAGAAGCAAAACAAGCTATCAAATGCAGGCAGCTGAAAGACGCTGCTTGTTGAAATAGACGACCAGAGCAGGTCTGTGGGAGTGCGCAGAGGCACACTGATAAGGGGCCCTATCTCTGCCTCCCCAACCCTTCAGGTCTCCTACATGCACTGGCACACCTCAGTGGGAAGAGAATCCAGTCAAGTATTAGTAAACGAAagatatttttgtattgtttctttAAAGAACCCCAGGATTCTAGTAAAGAATCTAGTAAAGTACAGGCAGCCTGAAAGTGATTCTGAAATCCCGAAGCTAACCTGCtgaccccaaaacctgtgggtcCCTCTCTGTTTCCCAGAGAACCTGCAGCCCTGGCTGCATCAGCCCGCCTCTGCTCTCCTAGCAGTGCACACATCTACACTGACAAATGCTGCTGGGTTGACGTGCCCAGCGctctccacctccaccccagaGTTTGCCACACTGGGGAGTAAAgattttatgaacatattctatGAACATCGAACATCGGGGACTGACCTTCTGCCATTCTTGGCAACTTCCATTCACTGGAGATTTGTTGTTGCACTTAAACTGTGATTCAACCACAGTTACATAACAATCGGTGACAAATGATctagtttcttcctttctttagaaATTCCTAGAGAttctgaaggaagaaaaa
This portion of the Manis javanica isolate MJ-LG chromosome 6, MJ_LKY, whole genome shotgun sequence genome encodes:
- the BPGM gene encoding bisphosphoglycerate mutase isoform X1 — its product is MSKYKLIMLRHGEGAWNKENRFCSWVDQKLNNEGMEEARNCGKQLKALNFEFDLVFTSILNRSIHTAWLILEEMGQEWVPVESSWRLNERHYGALIGLNREKMALNHGEEQVKLWRRSYSVTPPPIEESHPYYHEIYNDRRYKVCDVPADQLPRSESLKDVLERLLPFWNERIAPEVLSGKTILISAHGNSSRALLKHLEDFSKHQEPLKGEPGLPECQPCPRVSESVGISDEDIINITLPTGVPILLELDENLHAAGPHQFLGDQEAVQAAIRKVEDQGKVKRAEK
- the BPGM gene encoding bisphosphoglycerate mutase isoform X2, producing the protein MSKYKLIMLRHGEGAWNKENRFCSWVDQKLNNEGMEEARNCGKQLKALNFEFDLVFTSILNRSIHTAWLILEEMGQEWVPVESSWRLNERHYGALIGLNREKMALNHGEEQVKLWRRSYSVTPPPIEESHPYYHEIYNDRRYKVCDVPADQLPRSESLKDVLERLLPFWNERIAPEVLSGKTILISAHGNSSRALLKHLEGISDEDIINITLPTGVPILLELDENLHAAGPHQFLGDQEAVQAAIRKVEDQGKVKRAEK